The following are encoded together in the Phragmites australis chromosome 19, lpPhrAust1.1, whole genome shotgun sequence genome:
- the LOC133899882 gene encoding polygalacturonase-like, whose protein sequence is MGALSILALVVASLVMTAAAEEYNVVDYGARPGGQADSAKAFLAAWASACNDTGSSAPVMRVPAGTYLVSQAYFKGPCRSTAGVVVAVDGTVLAPAAVDNTSWIMFHYAHGLKIRGGTLDGQGQAFWACKTAGRRCPPGTTTLDISQSKNVSVKRLTLLNSKNVHMSIFDSTGVTLQGIRIVAPADSPNTDGVHVQLSRGVRILSATVGTGDDCVSLGPGTSDVLIRNIRCGPGHGISIGSLGGEAGEAGVRNVTVQGAALTGTQNGLRIKTWGKPNNGYVAGVSFARVTMRGVQNPIVVDQNYCPGNVNCPGQSSGVKISDVEYTGIEGTSATPIAVRFDCSGSNPCTGIRLKDVNLTYQGKPAQSFCKNADGSASGVVSPPSCL, encoded by the exons ATGGGCGCTCTTAGCATTCTTGCGCTCGTGGTGGCGTCCCTCGtgatgacggcggcggcggaggagtaCAACGTGGTGGACTACGGCGCGCGGCCCGGCGGCCAGGCCGACTCTGCGAAGGCGTTCCTCGCCGCGTGGGCCTCGGCGTGCAACGACACGGGTAGTTCGGCGCCGGTGATGCGCGTGCCAGCGGGCACGTACCTGGTCAGCCAGGCCTACTTCAAGGGACCGTGCCGGAGCACCGCCGGCGTGGTCGTGGCCGTCGATGGCACCGTGCTCGCACCGGCCGCCGTGGACAACACGTCGTGGATCATGTTCCACTACGCCCACGGCCTGAAGATCCGCGGCGGGACGCTGGATGGGCAGGGGCAGGCCTTCTGGGCGTGCAAGACGGCCGGCCGGCGATGCCCGCCCGGCACCACG ACGCTGGACATCAGCCAATCCAAGAACGTGAGCGTCAAGCGGCTGACGCTGCTCAACAGCAAGAACGTCCACATGTCCATCTTCGACTCCACCGGCGTGACGCTGCAGGGCATCAGGATCGTCGCGCCGGCCGACAGCCCCAACACCGACGGCGTCCACGTGCAGCTGTCGCGCGGCGTGCGCATCCTCAGCGCGACCGTCGGCACCGGCGACGACTGCGTCTCACTGGGGCCCGGCACCTCCGACGTGCTCATCAGGAACATCAGGTGCGGCCCGGGGCACGGCATCAGCATCGGGAGCCTGGGCGGGGAGGCCGGCGAGGCCGGGGTGCGGAACGTGACGGTGCAGGGGGCGGCGCTGACGGGCACGCAGAACGGCCTACGGATCAAGACGTGGGGGAAGCCCAACAACGGGTACGTCGCCGGCGTGTCGTTCGCGCGCGTCACGATGCGCGGCGTGCAGAACCCCATCGTCGTCGACCAGAACTACTGCCCCGGCAACGTCAACTGCCCCGGCCAG AGTTCAGGGGTGAAGATCAGCGACGTGGAATACACGGGCATCGAGGGAACGTCGGCGACGCCGATAGCGGTGCGGTTCGACTGCAGCGGCAGCAACCCGTGCACGGGGATCAGGCTCAAGGACGTCAACCTGACGTACCAGGGCAAGCCGGCGCAGTCCTTCTGCAAGAACGCCGATGGGTCGGCATCCGGAGTCGTCAGCCCGCCGAGCTGCCTCTGA
- the LOC133899970 gene encoding putative disease resistance protein RGA3, with amino-acid sequence MAEAAIVVAVVGWFVAPNIKELMDWARSDVVKRYKWSRGFQKKLLDLAVALEEINDVVGAASAGFVNDRARIGRLWRIKDAIHDAEELLDRFQYEILEANLRNLENRGKQKIGSRESRKELEELLGRLDELRESSRDLLQASQSGVRPIPRLITGPLPIKDKIFGYDKEYTDLLSRLSGGDAGVVAIIGHAGTGKTALARRAFHDQKIVRAKFDLCIWVCVYGKFTETELLREIWKSAFRLGPVGEMNVTCLQLALTLMVKSARRYLLVLDDVCNDESAAASELGRWKTWDTVLAPFKQHGGRGSRILMTSRAEICATTLGAGAHIVLNGIDNHSSMMLLKKTAFGDEHAQLPRELQEVLDCNVGKLHGSPLAAEEVGFTLKDKICPANLDEGIKCNRINKWREIMNKDLHKNVYKAHLSSYQDLSPQLQRCFAICSIFPKKWRFEPEKLIMMWIALGFVQGPSEFGEKTTEDVARGYFDALRQRSLFQEAATVKDKSGVSYYVINDHIHSMLRLVCPKYYLTIDGSHGKSPIPLTVRHLSVTTSCLDQLKGYPDGLKKLRTLLVFNDDYASSSSASALVSVLKKFKGVRVLDFSDTFIDEMPEGIGELKHLRYLGLPNTISNLGARVPKLLLLQTLYLKYIAKMGGIGRLDKLQGSVEFHAGKSEEGHGMGELEKLNSLRRMLSIKGLEIVGGKQEAQSAQLDKKEHLKVLKLQWEHRSQQQAKTSDSTVIEGLQPHPNLEKLHITRYLGTTSPTWLADPSVLGNLRSLYLRNCRELKDLPLLGGLPRLELLNIKELSSVERIDHRFCGSGAFESLEKMVLDDMPRLVSWDAEPCGDGIYTPILFPRLKEVKIINCPRLSSLSGLLCCRYSLSHLHVERCRDVTTTFCRSSFPSLTELDTLGCPGLHFEESPDQGDVRTWALLFILVLLCIYYKIKKHLFVTTILQNL; translated from the exons ATGGCAGAAGCAGCTATTGTGGTTGCAGTGGTCGGGTGGTTCGTGGCGCCCAACATCAAGGAGCTCATGGATTGGGCACGCTCCGACGTGGTGAAAAGGTACAAATGGTCCAGGGGCTTCCAGAAGAAGCTTTTAGATCTGGCTGTAGCTTTGGAGGAAATCAATGACGTCGTGGGTGCAGCCAGCGCGGGCTTCGTCAACGACCGAGCCAGGATCGGCCGTCTGTGGAGAATCAAGGATGCCATTCACGATGCGGAGGAGCTCCTGGACAGGTTCCAGTACGAGATTCTCGAGGCAAATCTGAGGAATCTTGAGAATCGCGGGAAGCAAAAGATTGGCAGCAGGGAGTCGCGGAAAGAGCTGGAGGAACTGCTAGGCCGGCTAGATGAGCTTCGTGAGAGCTCGCGAGATCTCCTCCAGGCTTCACAGAGCGGCGTACGTCCCATCCCAAGGCTCATCACGGGTCCGCTGCCAATAAAGGATAAGATTTTCGGGTACGACAAGGAGTATACAGATCTGTTGTCCAGACTCAGTGGTGGTGATGCTGGAGTTGTTGCCATCATCGGCCATGCTGGGACGGGGAAGACGGCGCTTGCTCGGCGGGCTTTCCACGACCAAAAAATCGTTAGAGCCAAGTTCGACCTCTGCATATGGGTATGCGTCTACGGCAAGTTCACCGAAACTGAGCTCCTAAGGGAGATCTGGAAGTCTGCTTTTCGCCTTGGTCCTGTTGGCGAAATGAATgtcacttgccttcagctggcGCTTACACTGATGGTAAAATCAGCCAGGAGGTACCTGCTTGTCCTAGACGACGTATGCAACGACGAATCGGCGGCGGCCAGTGAGCTCGGCAGATGGAAGACATGGGACACGGTGTTGGCCCCATTCAAGCAGCATGGAGGACGAGGGAGTAGGATTCTAATGACAAGCCGGGCTGAGATTTGCGCGACAACACTGGGTGCAGGTGCACACATCGTCCTGAATGGGATCGATAACCATTCATCCATGATGCTGCTCAAGAAGACAGCATTTGGGGATGAACATGCTCAATTGCCTCGGGAGCTGCAGGAAGTGCTTGACTGCAATGTTGGCAAGTTACATGGCTCCCCGTTAGCAGCTGAAGAAGTCGGCTTCACGTTGAAAG ATAAAATATGCCCAGCAAACTTGGACGAAGGGATTAAGTGCAACCGGATAAATAAATGGAGGGAAATCATGAACAAAGACCTTCACAAGAATGTTTATAAGGCTCATTTGTCGAGCTATCAAGACCTATCCCCGCAGCTACAGCGTTGCTTCGCGATCTGCAGCATATTCCCAAAGAAATGGAGGTTTGAACCTGAAAAGTTGATCATGATGTGGATAGCTCTCGGTTTTGTCCAAGGTCCTTCGGAATTCGGCGAGAAGACCACGGAGGACGTGGCGAGAGGGTATTTTGATGCTCTGCGGCAACGTTCGTTGTTCCAAGAAGCAGCCACGGTTAAAGATAAATCAGGAGTTAGTTACTATGTTATCAACGATCACATTCATTCGATGCTTCGGCTAGTCTGTCCAAAATATTACCTGACAATTGATGGCAGTCATGGTAAGTCGCCCATCCCTCTCACAGTTCGCCACTTATCTGTCACCACCAGCTGTCTGGATCAGCTCAAGGGATATCCTGACGGGTTGAAAAAGCTGCGAACGTTGCTAGTCTTCAACGACGATTATGCCTCTTCGTCGTCAGCCTCGGCCTTGGTCAGCGTACTCAAGAAATTCAAGGGTGTGAGAGTGTTGGATTTTTCTGATACGTTCATAGATGAAATGCCGGAGGGCATCGGTGAGCTGAAGCATCTGAGGTACCTAGGTCTTCCTAACACCATCAGCAACCTTGGTGCTCGTGTCCCCAAGTTATTACTTCTGCAGACGTTGTATCTGAAGTATATTGCAAAGATGGGTGGCATCGGAAGGTTGGATAAGCTGCAAGGATCAGTTGAATTCCACGCAGGCAAGAGTGAAGAAGGGCACGGCATGGGGGAGCTGGAGAAGCTCAACTCTCTCCGCAGGATGCTCAGCATAAAGGGCCTTGAAATCGTCGGAGGCAAGCAGGAAGCTCAGAGTGCTCAGCTCGATAAGAAGGAACATTTGAAGGTTCTGAAGCTCCAATGGGAGCATCGGAGTCAGCAGCAAGCTAAAACGTCGGACTCGACCGTGATCGAAGGCCTCCAACCTCATCCCAATCTGGAGAAGCTGCACATCACAAGGTACCTTGGGACGACGTCGCCTACCTGGTTGGCGGACCCCAGCGTTCTGGGGAACCTGAGGTCCTTGTATCTCAGGAACTGCAGGGAGCTGAAGGACCTGCCTCTCCTGGGCGGGCTCCCTCGTCTGGAGCTTCTGAACATAAAGGAGCTATCCTCTGTGGAGAGGATTGACCATAGGTTCTGCGGCAGCGGTGCGTTCGAGTCGCTGGAGAAGATGGTGTTAGACGACATGCCCAGGCTGGTATCCTGGGACGCTGAGCCCTGCGGCGATGGCATCTACACACCAATATTGTTCCCTAGGCTCAAGGAGGTGAAGATCATCAACTGCCCCAGGTTATCCTCGTTGTCGGGCCTCCTATGCTGCCGTTATTCCCTGAGTCACCTGCACGTGGAGAGATGCCGCGACGTCACAACAACTTTTTGTAGAAGCAGCTTTCCATCCCTCACAGAGCTGGACACGCTGGGATGCCCCGGCCTGCACTTCGAGGAGTCACCAGATCAGGGTGATGTTCGCACCTGGGCTCTTCTTTTCATCCTAGTTTTGCTTTGCATTTATTACAAGATTAAGAAACATCTATTTGTCACTACCATTCTGCAAAATCTCTGA